One part of the Lycium ferocissimum isolate CSIRO_LF1 chromosome 8, AGI_CSIRO_Lferr_CH_V1, whole genome shotgun sequence genome encodes these proteins:
- the LOC132066385 gene encoding uncharacterized protein LOC132066385: MFKRGFHQAGEVFFRELFTNQNPDAIDSPHEAFLQACWGKFYEAYNSIFPDVPLFAAESFDKVAQTLENVVADSGPTNQFYASDHAGANISNVMPSPHLTASSAVMESSGPDHMDARFLDLLSSFDAFYALPDLSDLQLPGDQMQQMPTIPPEWNARVCLHSPHICKLFNKKVVENY, from the exons ATGTTTAAAAGAGGTTTCCATCAGGCTGGTGAGGTATTCTTCCGCGAACTGTTTACCAATCAAAATCCTGATG CCATCGATTCTCCTCATGAAGCATTTCTGCAAGCGTGTTGGGGTAAATTTTATGAAGCATACAACTCTATCTTCCCTGATGTTCCATTATTTGCTGCCGAATCCTTTGATAAG GTCGCACAGACTCTGgaaaatgttgtggctgatagCGGTCCCACAAATCAATTCTATGCTTCTGATCATGCGGGAGCAAACATCTCTAATGTGATGCCGTCACCTCATTTGACGGCATCCTCTGCTGTGATGGAATCTAGCGGTCCTGATCATATGGACGCTAGATTTTTAGACTTGTTGTCATCTTTTGATGCCTTTTATGCTTTACCGGATTTATCAGACTTGCAGCTTCCTGG CGATCAAATGCAGCAAATGCCAACTATTCCTCCAGAGTGGAATGCAAGAGTATGTTTACATTCCCCACACATTTGCAAGCTTTttaataaaaaagtagttgaaAATTATTGA
- the LOC132068529 gene encoding transcriptional corepressor LEUNIG_HOMOLOG-like isoform X1 has translation MEPNNHVPANVLPASPEFSDAGNSRSLQQASHQGWPSVDVLPNVAVQTLDPAPASSGDFFCVLTQANLSGKDAGMLSDTRRTPENLPADQQIIAPMGGVMRNSGKQPAVQSGRKRKTLSSSLAPVGREKATAVGLVDALTERFAAPAHTQAEREVISFKEINNLQTKSKLLCCHFNSQGDLLATAGEDGKVLIWDLGNGNVNSGEGHAHFVTDIRFRPNSTVFATSSFDRTVMIWDAAKPSNPFQNLVEHAGHVMSIDFHPTNVGLLSSCDSNDDIRLWDVNTGDFKLILKLLVQMQGGGKQVRFQPQLGDTLAVSTRNIINIFNVETNNIQKKLQGHVKDVHSICWDMSGNFMASVCEDSARIWSVSEGKCIHELRSSGNKFQSCTFHPRYGQVLVIGSDKFLELWNPISQSNITLPCSEHDGIISSLADSPPNGTIASVSHDQWIKIWQ, from the exons ATGGAACCAAATAATCATGTCCCTGCTAATGTTTTGCCTGCTTCACCAGAATTTTCTGATGCGG GGAACAGCAGATCTCTCCAACAAGCATCTCATCAAGGATGGCCATCCGTT GATGTTTTGCCAAATGTTGCAGTTCAAACATTGGATCCTGCCCCTGCAAGCTCTGGTGATTTTTTTTGTGTGCTCACTCAAGCTAACTTGAGTGGAAAAGATGCAGGC ATGCTTAGTGATACAAGAAGAACTCCGGAGAATCTACCAGCTGACCAGCAAATAATTGCTCCTATGGGAGGAGTTATGAGAAATTCTGGAAAGCAACCTGCAGTGCAGAGTGGCAGAAAGAGGAAAACTCTATCGAGTTCTCTGGCACCT GTTGGGAGAGAGAAAGCTACTGCCGTTGGTCTGGTTGATGCATTGACGGAACGTTTTGCTGCGCCTGCACACACTCAAGCTGAACGGGAAG TCATCTCTTTCAAAGAGATTAATAACCTTCAAACAAAGAGTAAGCTCCTATGTTGCCACTTCAACTCACAAGGAGATTTGTTGGCTACTGCTGGAGAAGATGGGAAG GTTCTGATTTGGGACTTGGGAAATGGCAATGTTAATTCTGGAGAAGGTCATGCTCACTTCGTTACAGATATCCGTTTTAGACCAAACTCAACGGTGTTTGCAACATCTTCCTTTGACAGAACTGTGATGATATGGGATGCAGCCAAG CCAAGCAACCCTTTCCAAAACCTTGTCGAGCATGCTGGGCATGTGATGTCAATAGATTTTCATCCAACAAATGTGGGTCTTCTCAGTTCTTGTGATAGCAATGATGATATTAGACTGTGGGATGTCAATACGGGCGATTTCAAACTCATTTTAAAG CTCTTGGTACAGATGCAGGGGGGTGGTAAACAAGTTAGATTTCAACCTCAACTTGGGGACACTTTGGCAGTTTCGACcagaaatattataaatatctTCAATGTCGAAACTAACAATATCCAAAAAAAGTTACAA GGACACGTCAAAGACGTCCATTCAATCTGCTGGGATATGAGTGGAAATTTCATGGCATCCGTTTGCGAGGATAGTGCACGGATATGGTCTGTTAGTGAAGGTAAGTGTATACATGAACTGCGCTCCAGTGGCAATAAGTTCCAGTCGTGCACTTTCCACCCTCGGTACGGTCAAGTGTTGGTGATTGGTTCGGATAAG TTTCTGGAGTTGTGGAATCCAATCTCCCAGAGCAACATAACTTTGCCATGCAGCGAACATGATGGTATAATTTCTTCATTAGCAGATTCACCTCCGAATGGAACCATAGCTTCAGTGAGTCATGACCAGTGGATCAAGATATGGCAATGA
- the LOC132068529 gene encoding transcriptional corepressor LEUNIG_HOMOLOG-like isoform X2 — protein MEPNNHVPANVLPASPEFSDAGNSRSLQQASHQGWPSVDVLPNVAVQTLDPAPASSGDFFCVLTQANLSGKDAGMLSDTRRTPENLPADQQIIAPMGGVMRNSGKQPAVQSGRKRKTLSSSLAPVGREKATAVGLVDALTERFAAPAHTQAEREVISFKEINNLQTKSKLLCCHFNSQGDLLATAGEDGKVLIWDLGNGNVNSGEGHAHFVTDIRFRPNSTVFATSSFDRTVMIWDAAKPSNPFQNLVEHAGHVMSIDFHPTNVGLLSSCDSNDDIRLWDVNTGDFKLILKMQGGGKQVRFQPQLGDTLAVSTRNIINIFNVETNNIQKKLQGHVKDVHSICWDMSGNFMASVCEDSARIWSVSEGKCIHELRSSGNKFQSCTFHPRYGQVLVIGSDKFLELWNPISQSNITLPCSEHDGIISSLADSPPNGTIASVSHDQWIKIWQ, from the exons ATGGAACCAAATAATCATGTCCCTGCTAATGTTTTGCCTGCTTCACCAGAATTTTCTGATGCGG GGAACAGCAGATCTCTCCAACAAGCATCTCATCAAGGATGGCCATCCGTT GATGTTTTGCCAAATGTTGCAGTTCAAACATTGGATCCTGCCCCTGCAAGCTCTGGTGATTTTTTTTGTGTGCTCACTCAAGCTAACTTGAGTGGAAAAGATGCAGGC ATGCTTAGTGATACAAGAAGAACTCCGGAGAATCTACCAGCTGACCAGCAAATAATTGCTCCTATGGGAGGAGTTATGAGAAATTCTGGAAAGCAACCTGCAGTGCAGAGTGGCAGAAAGAGGAAAACTCTATCGAGTTCTCTGGCACCT GTTGGGAGAGAGAAAGCTACTGCCGTTGGTCTGGTTGATGCATTGACGGAACGTTTTGCTGCGCCTGCACACACTCAAGCTGAACGGGAAG TCATCTCTTTCAAAGAGATTAATAACCTTCAAACAAAGAGTAAGCTCCTATGTTGCCACTTCAACTCACAAGGAGATTTGTTGGCTACTGCTGGAGAAGATGGGAAG GTTCTGATTTGGGACTTGGGAAATGGCAATGTTAATTCTGGAGAAGGTCATGCTCACTTCGTTACAGATATCCGTTTTAGACCAAACTCAACGGTGTTTGCAACATCTTCCTTTGACAGAACTGTGATGATATGGGATGCAGCCAAG CCAAGCAACCCTTTCCAAAACCTTGTCGAGCATGCTGGGCATGTGATGTCAATAGATTTTCATCCAACAAATGTGGGTCTTCTCAGTTCTTGTGATAGCAATGATGATATTAGACTGTGGGATGTCAATACGGGCGATTTCAAACTCATTTTAAAG ATGCAGGGGGGTGGTAAACAAGTTAGATTTCAACCTCAACTTGGGGACACTTTGGCAGTTTCGACcagaaatattataaatatctTCAATGTCGAAACTAACAATATCCAAAAAAAGTTACAA GGACACGTCAAAGACGTCCATTCAATCTGCTGGGATATGAGTGGAAATTTCATGGCATCCGTTTGCGAGGATAGTGCACGGATATGGTCTGTTAGTGAAGGTAAGTGTATACATGAACTGCGCTCCAGTGGCAATAAGTTCCAGTCGTGCACTTTCCACCCTCGGTACGGTCAAGTGTTGGTGATTGGTTCGGATAAG TTTCTGGAGTTGTGGAATCCAATCTCCCAGAGCAACATAACTTTGCCATGCAGCGAACATGATGGTATAATTTCTTCATTAGCAGATTCACCTCCGAATGGAACCATAGCTTCAGTGAGTCATGACCAGTGGATCAAGATATGGCAATGA
- the LOC132068530 gene encoding zinc finger protein CONSTANS-LIKE 12-like isoform X2, with amino-acid sequence MDPLCELCGVVRAVVYCKSDSARLCLQCDGYVHSANSLSRRHLRSLICDKCTSQPAVVRCMDEAMCLCEGCDWNENGCIVAGHRLQKLNPYSGCPSPDEFTRMLSLVLEMPISNDMTNFGSFGTTPCSSVSINENNSSLESNKGNEGSLVASKLNELASNFKLEPWANIPSDPNYITSYNRDPAPFSEGSALSKQDCAIKDLGLQEGDDLSKGVDFDDVTLNFDCGYEILGNSQQSHPRYSNEDKELDCLVMEKNSSVTGSNHVETSHEATSSMQQEYLGFQSSQMAAAASSTNLLQTISATANCMLMNPTCNGSIGLPFLPAPIHPSMSLSLSNITGESSATTDYQDCGLSPGLWDINIENCPQKRHEAKMRYNEKKKTRTPLMNTLHNKESCHDFQWP; translated from the exons ATGGATCCCTTATGTGAATTATGTGGAGTGGTGAGGGCAGTGGTGTATTGTAAATCAGATTCAGCAAGGCTTTGCTTGCAATGTGATGGATATGTTCACTCAGCAAATTCGTTATCGCGAAGGCATTTACGTTCTCTTATTTGTGACAAATGCACTTCACAGCCAGCAGTTGTGAGATGCATGGATGAGGCAATGTGCTTGTGTGAAGGCTGCGATTGGAACGAAAATGGATGCATCGTGGCAGGGCATCGACTCCAGAAGTTGAATCCTTACAGTGGATGCCCGTCTCCCGATGAGTTTACAAGGATGTTATCACTAGTTCTTGAAATGCCTATTAGTAATGACATGACTAATTTTGGCAGCTTTGGTACTACTCCTTGTAGCTCAGTGAGTATCAATGAGAATAATAGCAGTTTGGAGAGTAATAAAGGGAATGAAGGTTCATTGGTTGCTAGTAAGCTCAATGAATTAGCTTCTAATTTTAAGCTTGAACCATGGGCCAATATTCCTTCTGATCCCAATTACATCACTTCCTACAACAGAGATCCGGCACCCTTCTCCGAGGGATCTGCCCTTTCTAAG CAAGATTGTGCAATTAAGGATCTCGGATTACAGGAAGGTGATGATCTCTCAAAAGGTGTTGATTTTGACGACGTGACATTGAATTTCGACTGTGGTTATGAGATTTTGGGAAATTCACAACAGAGTCATCCAAGATACTCTAATGAAGACAAGGAATTAGATTGCCTAGTGATGGAGAAAAATTCATCCGTCACGGGATCTAATCATGTGGAAACTTCTCACGAG GCAACATCTTCAATGCAGCAAGAGTATTTGGGATTTCAGTCCTCACAAATGGCTGCAGCTGCGAGTTCAACGAATCTGTTGCAGACAATAAGTGCCACTGCTAATTGCATGCTTATGAATCCCACTTGCAACGGAAGCATTGGCTTACCGTTTCTACCTGCACCGATTCATCCAAGCATGTCATTATCACTCTCCAACATCACCGGAGAAAGTAGTGCAACAACTGACTATCAAGattgtgggttgtcaccgggGTTATGGGATATCAATATTGAAAATTGTCCACAGAAAAGGCATGAAGCCAAGATGAGATATAACGagaaaaagaaaactagaaC GCCTTTAATGAACACTCTGCACAACAAAGAGAGTTGTCATGATTTCCAATGGCCTTAA
- the LOC132068530 gene encoding zinc finger protein CONSTANS-LIKE 12-like isoform X1 translates to MDPLCELCGVVRAVVYCKSDSARLCLQCDGYVHSANSLSRRHLRSLICDKCTSQPAVVRCMDEAMCLCEGCDWNENGCIVAGHRLQKLNPYSGCPSPDEFTRMLSLVLEMPISNDMTNFGSFGTTPCSSVSINENNSSLESNKGNEGSLVASKLNELASNFKLEPWANIPSDPNYITSYNRDPAPFSEGSALSKQDCAIKDLGLQEGDDLSKGVDFDDVTLNFDCGYEILGNSQQSHPRYSNEDKELDCLVMEKNSSVTGSNHVETSHEATSSMQQEYLGFQSSQMAAAASSTNLLQTISATANCMLMNPTCNGSIGLPFLPAPIHPSMSLSLSNITGESSATTDYQDCGLSPGLWDINIENCPQKRHEAKMRYNEKKKTRTFGKQIRYASRKARADTRRRVKGRFVKAGEAYDYDPSDSRDF, encoded by the exons ATGGATCCCTTATGTGAATTATGTGGAGTGGTGAGGGCAGTGGTGTATTGTAAATCAGATTCAGCAAGGCTTTGCTTGCAATGTGATGGATATGTTCACTCAGCAAATTCGTTATCGCGAAGGCATTTACGTTCTCTTATTTGTGACAAATGCACTTCACAGCCAGCAGTTGTGAGATGCATGGATGAGGCAATGTGCTTGTGTGAAGGCTGCGATTGGAACGAAAATGGATGCATCGTGGCAGGGCATCGACTCCAGAAGTTGAATCCTTACAGTGGATGCCCGTCTCCCGATGAGTTTACAAGGATGTTATCACTAGTTCTTGAAATGCCTATTAGTAATGACATGACTAATTTTGGCAGCTTTGGTACTACTCCTTGTAGCTCAGTGAGTATCAATGAGAATAATAGCAGTTTGGAGAGTAATAAAGGGAATGAAGGTTCATTGGTTGCTAGTAAGCTCAATGAATTAGCTTCTAATTTTAAGCTTGAACCATGGGCCAATATTCCTTCTGATCCCAATTACATCACTTCCTACAACAGAGATCCGGCACCCTTCTCCGAGGGATCTGCCCTTTCTAAG CAAGATTGTGCAATTAAGGATCTCGGATTACAGGAAGGTGATGATCTCTCAAAAGGTGTTGATTTTGACGACGTGACATTGAATTTCGACTGTGGTTATGAGATTTTGGGAAATTCACAACAGAGTCATCCAAGATACTCTAATGAAGACAAGGAATTAGATTGCCTAGTGATGGAGAAAAATTCATCCGTCACGGGATCTAATCATGTGGAAACTTCTCACGAG GCAACATCTTCAATGCAGCAAGAGTATTTGGGATTTCAGTCCTCACAAATGGCTGCAGCTGCGAGTTCAACGAATCTGTTGCAGACAATAAGTGCCACTGCTAATTGCATGCTTATGAATCCCACTTGCAACGGAAGCATTGGCTTACCGTTTCTACCTGCACCGATTCATCCAAGCATGTCATTATCACTCTCCAACATCACCGGAGAAAGTAGTGCAACAACTGACTATCAAGattgtgggttgtcaccgggGTTATGGGATATCAATATTGAAAATTGTCCACAGAAAAGGCATGAAGCCAAGATGAGATATAACGagaaaaagaaaactagaaC GTTTGGTAAGCAAATAAGATATGCTTCGCGTAAGGCTAGGGCAGATACCAGAAGACGAGTTAAAGGTAGATTTGTTAAGGCTGGGGAAGCTTATGATTATGATCCATCAGATTCAAGAGATTTCTGA